The genomic stretch AAGTACAGCACCATTATAAGTGCCACTTATTTTTGATGATAAGGTTATGACTAATGGTTGTGAAGTTGTCGGAAAAGATTTAGAAGTGCTAAGTTTGTTAAAGAAACTATCAAATTCACCAGGAAATCCTTCTTTAAACCCTTTCCCTTCAAAAGTATATGATAATGGTACTACTGATATATCGTACTCTTTTATAAAATCCATTGGTATATAACTAGTACTATCTGTTATTACCTTTATTTTCTGCATTTAGTTTTTACTTACCTTTCCTCATATGATAATGAAGCGGAGAATTACCCTCCGCTTCTAACTATTTTACCACTATATTATATATTTTGCCAGGTATAAAGATTTCTTTTACAATTGTCTTATTTTCAAGGTGTTTCTTTATGCCTTCATCTTCTAGAGCCTTTTCCTTAACAGCTTCTTGTGAATCATCTAACCCTGTAACTACTTTCCCTCTTACCTTGCCGTTTACTTGTACTGGCATTTCTATTGTTTCTTCTACCAGTTTATCTTCATCATACTTTGGCCAGATTTGTTCATGAAGCATTCCACCAAGTTCCATATTCGTCCAGATCCCTTCTGTTATATGGGGGGCCACTGGATTTAATAGAATTAAATATGTTCTAAGTTCAGCTTTATTTATTTTTCCCTTATCATTGAAATCATTTAGTAAAGTCATCAATGCAGCTATTGCTGTATTATATTTTAATGTTTCATAATCCTCTGTAACTTTTTTTATAGTTTTATTAATAGATACTTCCATATCTTCTGAGTAGGAATCTCCTTCTACAACAATATCTTGAATATTCCATACTCTTTCTAAATACCTTCTACAGCCTTTAACTCCACTTTCCAACCAAGGAACACTTTTTTCAAAATCTCCTATGAATAATTCATAGGTTCTTAAGGTATCTGCCCCATATTCATTAACAATATCATCAGGATTAATTACATTTCCTCTGGATTTAGACATTTTTTCATTGTTTTCACCTAATATCATACCATGAGCAGTTCTTTTACTATAAGGTTCAAGAGTATTAACTACACCAATATCATATAAGAATTTATGCCAGAATCTAGAATATAGTAAGTGTAATGTAGTATGTTCCATACCACCATTATACCAGTCTACTGGCATCCAGTAATCAATCGCTTCCTTGCTAGCTAACTCTTCAGTATTATGTGGATCCGTATATCTTAAGAAATACCAGGAGGATCCAGCCCATTGTGGCATTGTATCAGTTTCACGCCTTGCAGGTTTTCCACATTTTGGGCAAGTAGTATTAACCCATTCTTCCATATTTGCTAAAGGTGATTCACCAGTATGACTAGGCTCATAATTTTCTACTTCTGGAAGCATTAAAGGTAATTCTTCTTCAGGTATAGGAACCCAGCCACAATCGTTACAATGTATTAAAGGAATTGGCTCTCCCCAATATCTTTGACGTGAAAATATCCAGTCTCGTAATTTATAATTAGTCTTCTTTACACCTAGTTCTTTATCTTCTAGCCAATTATTGATTTTTTCAATAGCTTCTTCTACTTCTAATCCGTTTAAAAAATCAGAGTTAACTAAAGCACCAGTTTCTGTATCAGTATATGCTTCTTTTTCAATATCCCCACCTTTAACTACCTCTACAATTGGTAAATCAAACTTTCTTGCAAATTCCCAGTCTCTATCATCATGGGCTGGTACTGCCATTATAGCTCCTGTTCCATAACTCATTAATACATAATCAGAAATCCATATAGGTATTTCTTTACCATTAACAGGATTAATTGCTTTTAACCCTTGAATTTCTACACCAGTCTTACCTTTATTTAACTCAGTTCTTTCAAAATCTGATTTTTTAAGAGCCATTTCTTTATATTCATTTAACTCTTTCATATTTTCTATTTTGTCTTTATATTTTTCAATTAGCGGATGCTCTACGGAAATAACCATATAAGTTGCACCAAATAATGTATCTGGACGAGTTGTAAATACTTTTAGTGAATCCTCTTCACCTTCAATTTTAAAATCTACTTCCATACCTTCAGATCTACCAATCCAATTTATTTGTTGAGTTTTTATTCTATCAATATAATCTACAGTTTCTAAGTCATTTATTAATCTATCTGCATATTCAGTAATTTTTAACATCCATTGATTTTTTACTTTCCTTACTACTTTTCCACCACAACGTTCACATTCTCCACCAACTACTTCTTCATTTGCTAAGCCAACTTTACAAGAAGTACACCAATTTATAGGCATTTCTTGTTTATAAGCAAGACCTTTTTCAAACATTTTTAAAAATATCCATTGAGTCCATTTATAATATTCAGGATCTGTAGTATTTATTTCCCTATCCCAGTTAAAAGAAAAACCTATAGATTTTAATTGTTCTCTAAATCTATTTACATTTCTTTCAGTTACATACTTAGGGTGAATCTTATTTTGTATAGCATAATTTTCTGCTGGTAAACCAAAAGCATCCCATCCCATAGGGAAAAGAACATTATAACCTTCTAGTCTTCTCTTCCTTGCCACAACATCTAAAGCAGTATAAGGTCTAGGATGACCTACATGAAGCCCATCTCCAGATGGATATGGAAATTCAATTAAAGCAAAAAATTTAGGTTTAGATTTATCATCACTAGTTTCAAAAACCTTACTTTCTTCCCAAACTTGTTGCCATTTTTTCTCTAAAACCTTTGGATTATACTTAGTCATTTTATATATAAAACCTCCTTCATTTAATCAAAATTATTTTAATAGAACAAATCATCAAAAAAATAAAACCTTTCATCCCAATATAGAGACGAAAGGTTTTTCGCGGTACCACACTATTTGATAGATAAAAGTCTATCCACTTCTAGAAATAACGGTTCTTTTGCCGGTTAAAGCTAATAAATGGTTCACTCTAACAACTCAAGGACGAGTTCAGTCTTACTTCTACTGTCTTTCACCATCCGACAGCTCTCTAATAAGAAGGTTAAACTTACTACTTCCTATCTAAGTTTAATATTTACTTTAAGCCAAAAATGTGACAAAACTAATTAAACTATATTGTAGCAAATTTTAATTAATAAATCAAGGGCTTTTAAAAAATATTAAACAAAATAGTAAAAATAAATTATAGAACTTTATGAGTAAATGGAAAATTCTTGGGTAAACAATGCTACGGCAAGAAATAATTACTATATAATTTACTTACGGGGAGGAGTTACAATGAAAGAAGAAGAAATAGAATATGATGAAATAAAAGATATTGAGGAAAACAAAACCTTGGCAGGATTAGCATATTTATTGTTCTTCTTACCCTTAGTCTTAGCATCAGAATCTAAATACGGTAGATTTCACGCAAATCAAGGACTAATATTGTTAATATTTGCAGTTGCCGGGGAATTAATACTAAAACTTATTCCAGGTATAAGTTTGTTTATACTACCTATCTTTGATTTATTTGTTTTTATTTTGGTAGTCATGGGAATGGTTAATGGGTTTAATGGCAAAACTGTAGAACTACCTTTAATTGGTCGATTTAATATAATTAAATAAAGAAAAACTCTACTAAAATTTAGTGGAGTTTTTTTAACAAACTGGAGTTACTGCACCTGAGTCTTTCAGGTGCCTTATGTACAATTGGTCATATTAATCTTTTGTTAAAGGCAGAATTTCTATTATTTAGTTTAACCTAGACTTGCAAGAATTCTTCCATCTTATATAAGTGGGAGATGAATTGCCAGCATCTAGCAAATATGATACAATAATACACCATGAAAGTTCTTTGATAACTGGGTATATAGGGTAGGTACTGCCCAAAGTCAAGCCTGTGGAGAACGCATAAGACCTAGTGTTGGCTATATTCTGGGAAATAGAAAGCCACCACTTCTATAAGTGGTGGTAGTCCACAACTAGTCCCTTGATTTCTAGTATAATTATTAAATATATCTATATCTGAATCTAAAGTAATAATATCAACTTTATAATTCTTAATAGCTGTTAGGTATAAACATTTACAATTATTATAAGTATAGGCTATGGTTAAACCTTTCCTTGGAAATACACAAGAAAGCCCTATTTGTGCAAAATACTTTCCCTTGGTAACCTGGTATGAACCTTTTTAAAAATTCTATGCATTATTTTATCCCTTATGCCATTAAGATTATTTCTATGATAAACTTCATGTCTAGATAGCAAATTATCATTTACAAATTTAAACCCAAATTAATTTTCTTTAAGATACTTCTCTATATAAAGAATTCTAAATCATTCCTACTCTTCTTATAATATCTAATTCTATCCTCTCGAGTTTTTGTATGAAATTCAAATAAATGTCCATCAGGATCTCTAAAATAAATAGACTTCCCTTCATCTTTATGTCTTGTTCTGCCAATTTGAATATCTACATTAAATTCCTTTAACTCTTGTAGCTTTTTTTCAAAACCCTCTTCATCTATAGTAAAACTTATGTGGGTATAAGATTTATAAATTTCATCTCTTGGAATAGCTTCTTCAAGATTTAAGGCTAACCATAGACAG from Tissierellales bacterium encodes the following:
- the leuS gene encoding leucine--tRNA ligase → MTKYNPKVLEKKWQQVWEESKVFETSDDKSKPKFFALIEFPYPSGDGLHVGHPRPYTALDVVARKRRLEGYNVLFPMGWDAFGLPAENYAIQNKIHPKYVTERNVNRFREQLKSIGFSFNWDREINTTDPEYYKWTQWIFLKMFEKGLAYKQEMPINWCTSCKVGLANEEVVGGECERCGGKVVRKVKNQWMLKITEYADRLINDLETVDYIDRIKTQQINWIGRSEGMEVDFKIEGEEDSLKVFTTRPDTLFGATYMVISVEHPLIEKYKDKIENMKELNEYKEMALKKSDFERTELNKGKTGVEIQGLKAINPVNGKEIPIWISDYVLMSYGTGAIMAVPAHDDRDWEFARKFDLPIVEVVKGGDIEKEAYTDTETGALVNSDFLNGLEVEEAIEKINNWLEDKELGVKKTNYKLRDWIFSRQRYWGEPIPLIHCNDCGWVPIPEEELPLMLPEVENYEPSHTGESPLANMEEWVNTTCPKCGKPARRETDTMPQWAGSSWYFLRYTDPHNTEELASKEAIDYWMPVDWYNGGMEHTTLHLLYSRFWHKFLYDIGVVNTLEPYSKRTAHGMILGENNEKMSKSRGNVINPDDIVNEYGADTLRTYELFIGDFEKSVPWLESGVKGCRRYLERVWNIQDIVVEGDSYSEDMEVSINKTIKKVTEDYETLKYNTAIAALMTLLNDFNDKGKINKAELRTYLILLNPVAPHITEGIWTNMELGGMLHEQIWPKYDEDKLVEETIEMPVQVNGKVRGKVVTGLDDSQEAVKEKALEDEGIKKHLENKTIVKEIFIPGKIYNIVVK
- the fosB gene encoding metallothiol transferase FosB, with the translated sequence MVPINHITFSVSNLEKSIEFYEKVFNAKLLVKGDRLAYFDLNCLWLALNLEEAIPRDEIYKSYTHISFTIDEEGFEKKLQELKEFNVDIQIGRTRHKDEGKSIYFRDPDGHLFEFHTKTREDRIRYYKKSRNDLEFFI
- a CDS encoding DegV family protein yields the protein MQKIKVITDSTSYIPMDFIKEYDISVVPLSYTFEGKGFKEGFPGEFDSFFNKLSTSKSFPTTSQPLVITLSSKISGTYNGAVLAKNMLEEEKISVVDSLQSASNLRF